A window of the Algoriphagus halophilus genome harbors these coding sequences:
- a CDS encoding efflux RND transporter periplasmic adaptor subunit, whose amino-acid sequence MIKFRCILLGFLALSFFSCKNDEEKVEEAPTESFRNEVAATEVRVAIAEVKSFDYLINAIGKLEAASQVTAVIEQAGFLIELNVTEGQSVEKGEVIARLDPTEAQLRLDKAEISLRNANAEYESMKLGYETIFNSGDEAQKNAIEEQLKAKSGLFMAEVELKEAMLNRARCELKAPISGKIADLKFKEGSLVGANQELCEILGSKQMILKVKVLESDISLISPNQKAEVYSISNSQNTIEGRVIGINPKVDENGLVQVSVAINSTANLLPGMNARAIIRAPQNNSLVVPKDALVYRSGRAVVFSIENEESKWNYVEVGKDNGEEVEILEGLEPNSTVITSNNLQLAHQAPVQIVKD is encoded by the coding sequence ATGATAAAGTTTAGATGTATTCTCCTAGGTTTTTTAGCTCTTTCATTTTTTTCATGTAAAAACGACGAAGAAAAAGTCGAAGAAGCTCCCACAGAATCTTTCCGAAATGAAGTTGCAGCCACCGAAGTTCGTGTGGCAATAGCGGAAGTGAAAAGCTTTGATTACCTCATCAATGCCATTGGCAAATTAGAGGCAGCAAGCCAGGTAACAGCTGTGATCGAACAAGCTGGTTTTTTGATCGAATTAAATGTGACAGAAGGCCAGTCAGTCGAAAAGGGTGAAGTGATCGCTCGTTTGGATCCTACTGAAGCTCAGTTGAGATTGGATAAAGCCGAAATTTCTCTTCGAAATGCTAACGCAGAATATGAGTCCATGAAATTGGGATATGAGACTATTTTTAATTCCGGAGACGAAGCACAAAAAAATGCAATTGAGGAACAGCTGAAAGCAAAGAGCGGTCTATTTATGGCAGAGGTAGAATTGAAAGAAGCCATGTTGAATAGAGCTAGATGTGAATTGAAAGCGCCCATTTCAGGGAAGATAGCGGATCTAAAATTCAAAGAAGGAAGCTTGGTCGGTGCCAATCAGGAACTTTGTGAGATTTTGGGCAGCAAGCAGATGATTTTAAAAGTTAAAGTCCTGGAATCAGATATTTCTCTAATCAGCCCTAATCAAAAAGCGGAAGTATACTCTATCTCCAATTCACAAAATACCATTGAAGGCCGAGTGATAGGAATCAATCCAAAAGTGGATGAAAATGGATTGGTTCAAGTTTCTGTAGCGATCAACTCTACCGCAAATTTATTACCCGGCATGAATGCCCGGGCAATCATACGGGCCCCACAAAATAATAGCTTGGTAGTACCCAAAGATGCGTTAGTTTATCGGTCTGGAAGGGCTGTAGTTTTCTCTATTGAAAATGAAGAATCCAAATGGAACTATGTGGAAGTAGGGAAAGACAATGGAGAGGAAGTAGAAATTTTAGAAGGCTTGGAGCCCAATAGCACGGTGATCACCTCAAATAATCTACAGCTGGCACATCAGGCACCTGTCCAAATTGTAAAAGATTAA
- a CDS encoding efflux RND transporter permease subunit has protein sequence MVRFLLARPIAVFMTFMALIVFSIIALRLLPISLLPPIDVPQIVVKVNYPNASPEAIEQNVLRPIREGMVTLNGLEDMDSKAGSEVGTIRLTFDYSTRMELAYIDVNEKIDRLTNSFPQDLGRPEVIRINTSDIPVARVQVIPKEGIDEVEVSLLSENVLKKRIEQLPGVSLVDINGKKERIITVSPNADVLNSLGLTQENLTQAISSGNSDLSGISVKDGQFRYYLRLATRVNSPSDIEQLPVRAPSGAIIPLGKLAEVKYETKEMLGYHLYGEQEGLVITVHKQASAKMNELMPELKAALELFGTDYPQVNFELTQDQSNLLNAAISNLETSLLFGGIFAFAVLFLFMKDYRLPLIIGVSLPSSLVISFLVFYFFDLSINIISLSGLALGIGMLIDNAIIVLDNITRKRDAGLSIFEACVEGVNEVMGALISSVMTTLAVFVPLVFLSGISGALFFDQAVAVTAILSVSLAVAFILLPMLYLLLFGRSKKAMDKEEGPFFRGVLKVYESGYRRITKNRKLAFLFFAILIPLGLGISQMLETEGLPEIEKLDATLEVDWNEPISAIENRDRVLTMVKQLNGKYEQVESDIGVRQFLLFDGENSIQQAFLYFLFPDQESKSNQMESLRTFLKENYPVATFTLGDAPNAFDQLFNSSLPYYEVRWKDLASKKPVEEKQMDPWLSQFPTENWERGPGLQKESSVVFTLRADKLAIYQIPVSSVQDQISKLFGSYTITDIKRFGEITPIKLKEPNARFEDLLRTTRISASDSASYTLGEFIEYEYEDHYKYVTADKGGIYQSVYLNGANPERLQSSIFQWGVEKNLSIEMAGQYFKDRENLIQLISILMISVLLLYFILAAQFESFIQPLIVVFTLPLGIGGAFFVLWVFGGSLNVMSAIGLVVMLGIMVNDAILKIDTINRLRANYHADDSLTEEESLEKALHEAGQIRLKPIMMTSITTILALIPIVFSSGLGADLQRPLVFAVIGGLTIGTITALYFVPLAYWFFVPKKKKTVNA, from the coding sequence ATGGTTAGATTTTTATTGGCCAGGCCTATTGCTGTTTTTATGACTTTTATGGCTTTGATCGTGTTTTCGATTATTGCCTTACGCCTTCTTCCTATTTCTTTATTACCGCCGATAGATGTGCCACAAATCGTGGTCAAAGTGAATTATCCCAATGCATCTCCAGAAGCCATCGAACAAAATGTTCTTCGCCCTATTCGAGAGGGGATGGTGACTTTAAATGGCTTGGAAGATATGGACTCCAAAGCGGGTTCAGAAGTGGGAACAATTCGGTTGACATTTGATTATAGCACTCGAATGGAATTGGCTTACATTGATGTCAATGAGAAGATTGATCGCCTGACAAATAGTTTTCCGCAGGATTTGGGACGACCTGAGGTGATTCGGATTAATACATCAGATATTCCTGTGGCTCGGGTACAAGTCATTCCAAAAGAAGGGATTGATGAAGTGGAAGTCAGCCTTCTTTCCGAAAATGTGCTAAAAAAGCGGATCGAGCAATTGCCTGGGGTTTCTTTGGTGGATATCAATGGCAAGAAGGAGCGGATCATCACCGTTTCCCCGAATGCCGATGTATTAAACTCCTTGGGATTGACTCAGGAAAATTTAACCCAGGCGATTAGTTCTGGAAATTCAGATCTCAGTGGTATTTCAGTAAAAGATGGACAGTTTAGGTACTATTTACGGCTAGCCACCCGTGTGAATTCACCTTCAGATATTGAACAATTACCAGTAAGAGCGCCCTCTGGAGCCATTATCCCTTTAGGGAAATTGGCAGAAGTGAAGTATGAAACCAAGGAAATGCTGGGCTACCATTTATATGGGGAGCAGGAGGGATTGGTCATTACAGTTCATAAACAGGCTTCTGCCAAGATGAATGAACTAATGCCGGAATTGAAAGCTGCATTGGAGCTTTTTGGAACGGATTATCCCCAGGTAAATTTTGAGCTGACTCAAGATCAATCCAATCTTCTCAATGCAGCTATTTCCAATTTGGAAACCAGTTTGCTTTTTGGGGGGATATTTGCATTTGCGGTATTGTTTTTATTTATGAAGGATTATCGATTGCCGCTGATTATTGGAGTGAGTTTGCCCTCTTCCTTGGTCATTAGCTTTTTGGTATTCTACTTTTTTGACCTTTCCATCAATATCATTTCATTGTCCGGACTTGCACTTGGAATTGGGATGTTGATTGATAATGCCATCATCGTGCTTGATAACATTACTAGAAAAAGAGATGCTGGATTGTCGATTTTTGAAGCCTGTGTGGAGGGTGTAAATGAAGTGATGGGAGCCTTGATCAGTTCGGTGATGACCACCTTGGCGGTATTTGTACCCTTGGTATTTCTAAGTGGAATTTCTGGAGCCCTGTTTTTTGACCAGGCGGTAGCGGTAACGGCGATTCTTTCGGTATCCTTGGCTGTTGCATTTATTCTGTTGCCCATGCTCTACCTTCTTCTGTTCGGTAGGAGTAAGAAAGCGATGGATAAAGAAGAAGGACCTTTCTTCCGTGGGGTTTTAAAAGTCTATGAATCAGGATATCGTCGGATTACAAAAAACCGAAAATTGGCATTTCTGTTTTTTGCCATATTGATCCCCCTTGGATTGGGAATCAGTCAGATGTTAGAAACTGAAGGTTTGCCTGAAATTGAAAAATTGGATGCAACACTGGAAGTAGATTGGAATGAACCCATTTCCGCCATAGAGAACAGAGATCGGGTATTAACCATGGTCAAGCAACTCAATGGGAAGTATGAACAGGTTGAGTCAGATATCGGCGTTCGTCAGTTTTTGTTATTTGATGGGGAAAACTCTATCCAACAAGCATTTCTTTATTTCTTATTTCCCGATCAGGAATCCAAGTCCAATCAAATGGAGTCTTTAAGGACTTTTCTTAAAGAAAACTATCCGGTAGCAACTTTTACATTGGGGGATGCTCCCAACGCCTTTGATCAGCTTTTTAATTCAAGTCTACCCTATTATGAGGTACGATGGAAAGATCTTGCATCAAAAAAGCCGGTAGAAGAAAAGCAGATGGATCCATGGCTTAGTCAGTTCCCAACAGAAAATTGGGAAAGAGGTCCAGGTTTGCAAAAAGAATCCTCTGTCGTGTTTACACTTCGAGCAGATAAGTTAGCTATCTATCAGATTCCAGTGAGTTCTGTCCAGGATCAAATTTCCAAGCTTTTCGGGAGTTACACTATCACAGATATCAAACGATTTGGTGAAATCACTCCTATTAAACTTAAAGAGCCCAATGCACGATTTGAGGACTTGCTTAGAACGACGAGAATTTCAGCATCTGACAGTGCTTCCTATACCTTAGGAGAGTTCATAGAATATGAATACGAGGATCATTATAAATATGTAACTGCAGACAAAGGAGGGATTTACCAGTCTGTGTATTTAAATGGAGCTAATCCCGAACGGCTTCAAAGTTCGATTTTCCAATGGGGAGTGGAAAAGAATTTGAGTATTGAAATGGCTGGCCAGTATTTTAAGGATAGAGAAAACCTTATCCAGTTGATTTCAATATTGATGATTTCTGTGTTGCTACTGTATTTTATTTTGGCAGCACAATTTGAAAGCTTTATTCAACCACTTATCGTGGTATTTACGTTGCCTTTGGGCATAGGGGGAGCGTTTTTTGTGCTTTGGGTTTTTGGAGGATCTCTAAATGTTATGTCCGCCATAGGCTTAGTGGTGATGTTGGGAATTATGGTCAATGATGCCATTTTAAAGATTGATACCATCAATAGGCTTCGAGCAAACTATCATGCGGATGATTCCTTAACGGAAGAGGAAAGTCTGGAAAAAGCCTTGCATGAGGCAGGACAGATCAGATTGAAACCGATTATGATGACTTCGATTACGACGATTCTGGCCTTGATCCCTATTGTATTTAGCAGTGGTTTGGGAGCCGATTTACAAAGACCATTGGTTTTTGCAGTAATCGGAGGCTTAACTATCGGGACTATTACTGCCCTATATTTTGTGCCTTTGGCTTATTGGTTTTTTGTGCCTAAAAAGAAGAAAACGGTAAACGCATGA